The following proteins are encoded in a genomic region of Drosophila willistoni isolate 14030-0811.24 chromosome 3R, UCI_dwil_1.1, whole genome shotgun sequence:
- the LOC6650236 gene encoding uncharacterized protein LOC6650236 gives MEMQSDSGHGPTTGGATEDDTSRQHTFVCHLEESNWYDVSQPFINCEASQKNSNNVSQNSSYDIGFANIHTSNRNTESIIADSSISSNNNSNNYIGSNNTFHCTLQTFNRHKQTAFYRCNELQEHYPEASETCRLRLNAQLLQMPYDDNVNSDGSGNGNGNDDNVAYEQFGLAINEALSDNASDTFSFRPNCTRVEELLCEFNKQHSTLLCQLQHEQHQQQNYQVQQFVLESSSNNLTENIIESIELGSGNYNVNNVNDNYDNSLWSYFNFTDLMTIGNDTLNIINATTTTISSNNSRPSLDMILANYTATRTIDTTTTAITSISIEEMPKSLLDYSPHGYDWLFLFVVFFIFAGGLGNILVCLAVALDRKLQNVTNYFLFSLAIADLLVSLFVMPMGAIPAFLGYWPLGFTWCNIYVTCDVLACSSSILHMCFISLGRYLGIRNPLGSRHRSTKRLAGIKIAIVWVMAMMVSSSITVLGLVNKHNIMPEPNICMINNRAFWVFGSLVAFYIPMLMMVTTYALTIPLLRKKARFAAEHPESELFRRLGGRFTIRPQHSQQQLQMHSSFSSNSNKFLAMSDSNRNFNSSDRGGGRGGDNSTERPLMQQRTTSNRSMGAGSVSFRNVTNGGRTAFGVGMGAGGRSSFRFAGGSILRQSSTPTTTSTSLSSSCPSSTATSVRGGRSQQTSSFWRKHGGNPNLMDR, from the exons ATGGAGATGCAAAGCGATTCTGGTCATGGACCAACGACAGGAGGAGCAACAGAGGACGACACATCCCGGCAGCACACTTTCGTTTGTCATCTGGAGGAGTCAAACTGGTATGACGTCTCGCAACCATTTATTAACTGCGAGGCAAGCCAAAAGAACAGCAACAACGTCAGCCAGAACAGCAGCTACGATATCGGCTTTGCCAACATTCACACCAGCAATAGAAACACAGAGAGCATTATTGCCgacagcagcatcagcagtaacaacaacagcaacaactacatcggcagcaacaacacatTCCATTGCACACTGCAAACATTCAATAGACACAAACAGACAGCATTCTATAGATGCAATGAGTTGCAAGAGCATTACCCAGAAGCGTCAGAGACCTGCAGGCTAAGGTTAAACGCACAACTGTTGCAAATGCCATACGACGACAATGTCAATAGCGATGGCAGCGGCAATGGAAACGGCAACGATGACAATGTGGCGTACGAGCAATTTGGATTGGCAATCAACGAGGCCCTTAGTGATAATGCGAGTGATACGTTTAGTTTTAGACCAAACTGCACCAGAGTGGAGGAACTTTTATGCGAATTTAACAAACAGCATTCGACATTACTATGTCAACTGCAGCACgagcagcaccagcaacaaAACTACCAAGTGCAACAGTTTGTCCTagagagcagcagcaacaacttaACTGAAAATATAATTGAATCCATTGAGCTGGGTAGTGGCAATTATAATGTGAACAATGTGAATGATAATTACGATAATAGCCTTTGGTCCTATTTCAATTTCACTGACCTTATGACCATTGGCAATGATACTCTTAATATTATCAATGCCACAACCACTACCATCTCTAGCAACAATAGCAGACCCAGTTTGGATATGATTTTGGCCAACTAtacagcaacaagaacaatagatacaacaacaacagcaatcaCCAGCATTTCGATTGAGGAAATGCCAAAGAGCTTACTGGACTATAGTCCACACGGCTATGATTGGTTATTTCTCTTTGTCGTATTCTTCATATTTGCCGGTGGCCTAGGTAACATTTTGGTCTGCCTTGCTGTGGCCTTGGACCGCAAACTGCAGAATGTCACgaactattttcttttctctctggCCATAGCCGATCTTTTGGTCTCACTCTTTGTAATGCCCATGGGTGCCATACCAGCATTTTTAG GTTATTGGCCACTTGGCTTCACCTGGTGCAATATCTATGTGACTTGCGATGTTCTGGCCTGCTCGTCGAGCATATTGCACATGTGTTTCATTAGTCTGGGTCGTTATTTGGGCATACGGAATCCATTGGGTTCACGCCATCGTTCTACGAAACGTTTGGCGGGCATAAAAATAGCCATTGTATGGGTCATGGCCATGATGGTGTCCAGTTCAATAACGGTGTTGG GTCTAGTCAACAAACACAATATAATGCCCGAGCCAAACATCTGTATGATCAACAATCGAGCGTTCTGGGTATTTGGCTCCTTGGTGGCCTTCTATATACCCATGCTGATGATGGTTACCACATATGCTTTGACCATTCCATTGCTACGTAAAAAGGCGCGCTTTGCTGCCGAGCATCCAGAGAGCGAACTCTTTCGTAG GCTGGGTGGTCGCTTCACGATACGCCCTCAGCACAGTCAGCAACAGTTGCAGATGCACAGCAGCTTTtcgagcaacagcaacaaattcTTGGCCATGAGTGACAGCAATCGTAACTTTAACAGTTCTGACAGAGGCGGAGGCAGAGGTGGAGACAATTCCACAGAGCGTCCATTGATGCAACAAAGAACGACAAGTAATCGGAGTATGGGTGCTGGTTCTGTGAGTTTTCGCAATGTAACGAATGGCGGTAGAACCGCATTTGGAGTTGGAATGGGGGCGGGTGGACGCAGTAGTTTCCGTTTTGCTGGTGGCAGTATCTTGCGACAATCCTCCACACCGACcacaacatcaacatcattatcatcatcgtgTCCATCATCGACGGCAACTTCTGTTCGTGGCGGCAGGTCGCAACAGACGAGCAGCTTCTGGCGCAAGCATGGTGGCAACCCCAACCTAATGGACAGGTAA
- the LOC26529517 gene encoding aklaviketone reductase DauE, which produces MTNNGKLALDFTGKVVLVTGAASGIGAATAEMFSKLGACLALLDRDETKLMTVLKNCIKLGNEPYAMSADLLKTAEIECVARKMRERFGTSLDVLVNGAGIMPMGTLPETHLACLKHIFDANVRSMFYLTQQLLPNIVLSKGNIVNISSVCGLRAFPNLIAYNMSKAAVDQFTRSLALELGQKGVRVNAVNPGVIRTNIFLSGGMDKQTYDNFIERAKQTHVLGRPGFPDEVASCICFLASNLASFVTGVTFPVDGGKQIMCPR; this is translated from the coding sequence ATGACCAACAACGGCAAGCTGGCCCTAGATTTCACCGGCAAGGTAGTGCTAGTAACTGGAGCGGCATCCGGAATTGGGGCAGCCACAGCCGAAATGTTCTCCAAATTGGGTGCATGCTTGGCTCTACTAGATCGGGATGAGACAAAACTAATGACTGTACTCAAGAATTGTATTAAACTAGGCAATGAACCGTACGCAATGTCTGCAGATCTTTTGAAAACCGCTGAAATCGAATGTGTGGCCCGTAAGATGAGAGAACGCTTTGGCACCTCACTCGATGTCTTGGTCAATGGGGCTGGCATAATGCCCATGGGCACACTGCCGGAAACCCATTTGGCCTGCCTGAAGCACATCTTCGATGCCAATGTCAGATCAATGTTCTATTTGACCCAGCAGCTGTTGCCGAATATAGTGCTAAGTAAAGGCAACATTGTCAATATATCCAGCGTATGTGGTCTGAGAGCGTTTCCCAATCTGATTGCCTATAATATGTCAAAGGCAGCTGTCGATCAGTTCACTCGATCGTTGGCCTTAGAATTAGGACAAAAGGGCGTACGTGTAAATGCTGTTAATCCGGGTGTGATTCGCACCAATATCTTCTTGTCTGGCGGCATGGATAAGCAGAcctatgacaatttcattgagAGGGCTAAGCAAACTCATGTGCTGGGTAGGCCAGGCTTTCCAGATGAGGTGGCTTCTTGCATTTGCTTTTTGGCCAGTAATCTGGCTAGTTTTGTGACGGGTGTGACATTTCCCGTCGACGGTGGCAAGCAAATCATGTGTCCTCGTTAG